A window of Chaetodon auriga isolate fChaAug3 chromosome 2, fChaAug3.hap1, whole genome shotgun sequence contains these coding sequences:
- the zc3h10 gene encoding zinc finger CCCH domain-containing protein 10 encodes MPDRDSSYLSGGGGSAGSLGEEGGPGSGLAGGSGEGRGGSGGSVGGSVSGSGNMGGGGALGNGNGCGNGGGGGQGAGLALDGVCRDFIRNVCKRGKRCRFRHPDFNEVPDLGVQKNEFIFCHDHQNKECMRSNCRFVHGSKEDEDYYKKTGELPLRLRGKVAARLGLSPMDLPHSRGEVPICRDFLKGECQRGNKCKFRHVKKDYEYEPSRVGVGGVVGPGASGMVSAGGGIGGGGGGACGGMQGLVGGGGGSNMMGMGCPSLGGCRDPGISGVGGLGGGGMSGCLPISSAGQRRYDRSSCSVYDPLLESGLFDAGSLEASMDHTALQLKRRRLEGLRLTDGSGGGHYELGVQATLPPRPLEYRFLEEENSLLRKRVEELKKQVSNLIATNEVLLEQNAQFRSQAKVMTLSSTPAPTEQSLAPPVGAVSSYNHGIAQTHTTLSSAGLQPRPVTQQDLVAPTGAPAAPPTNAAPPTAPPPHLNPEITPLSAALAQTIAQGMAPPVSMAPVAVSVAPVAVSMTQPLPGITMSHATTPMVSYPIASQSMRITTLPH; translated from the exons ATGCCTGACCGGGACAGTTCCTACCTGTCAGGTGGTGGTGGGAGTGCTGGTAGTCTGGGTGAGGAAGGAGGACCTGGGTCTGGTTTGGCAGGGGGATCaggagagggcagaggaggtTCAGGTGGAAGTGTCGGAGGCAGCGTCTCTGGTTCTGGGAACATGGGGGGAGGAGGTGCTCTAGGAAATGGGAACGGTTGTGGGAACGGTGGAGGTGGGGGTCAAGGTGCAGGACTGGCGCTGGACGGTGTCTGCAGAGACTTCATACGCAATGTCTGCAAGAGAGGCAAGCGCTGCCGCTTTAGACACCCAGACTTCAATGAGGTGCCAGACTTGGGAGTGCAAAAGAACGAATTCATCTTCTGTCATGACCATCAGAATAAGGAGTGTATGCGCTCCAACTGCCGCTTTGTCCATGGCTCTAAGGAGGATGAGGACTACTATAAGAAAACAGGAGAGCTACCCCTCAGACTGCGAGGTAAAGTTGCGGCACGACTGGGCCTGTCCCCCATGGATCTTCCCCATAGCCGTGGGGAAGTCCCTATTTGCAGAGACTTCCTAAAGGGAGAGTGCCAGAGGGGCAATAAATGTAAATTTCGCCATGTCAAAAAAGACTACGAATATGAGCCTTCCAGGGTCGGAGTGGGTGGTGTCGTGGGGCCAGGTGCCAGTGGAATGGTGAGTGCTGGGGGAGGCAtaggtggtggaggaggaggtgcctGTGGAGGAATGCAAGGACTtgtgggaggtggaggtgggagtaATATGATGGGCATGGGTTGCCCCAGCCTGGGTGGGTGCAGGGATCCAGGTATCTCAGGAGTTGGGGGTTTAGGTGGAGGTGGGATGAGCGGTTGTCTGCCCATAAGTTCCGCAGGGCAACGGCGTTACGACAGGAGCTCATGCTCAGTGTACGACCCTCTGCTTGAAAGTGGGCTGTTTGATGCTGGCTCCCTGGAGGCCTCTATGGACCACactgctctgcagctgaagaggaggCGGTTGGAGGGGCTGCGCCTCACAGATGGGAGTGGAGGTGGACACTATGAGCTGGGAGTCCAAGCCACATTGCCCCCACGTCCTCTGGAGTACAGGTTCCTGGAGGAAGAAAACTCCCTGCTGAGGAAGAGAGTGGAAGAGTTGAAGAAGCAG GTTTCGAATCTCATTGCCACGAATGAGGTTCTTCTGGAGCAGAACGCCCAGTTCCGAAGCCAGGCCAAAGTGATGACGCTGTCCTCCACCCCTGCGCCCACTGAGCAGAGTCTGGCGCCCCCTGTGGGTGCAGTAAGTTCCTACAATCATGGCATCGCCCAGACTCACACCACCCTGAGCAGCGCTGGACTACAGCCTCGGCCTGTCACCCAGCAAGACTTGGTAGCTCCTACTGGCGCCCCTGCGGCACCCCCAACTAATGCCGCCCCACCCACAGCTCCACCACCCCACCTCAACCCGGAGATCACCCCCCTCTCAGCCGCCCTTGCACAGACCATCGCTCAGGGGATGGCACCACCTGTGTCTATGGCGCCGGTGGCTGTATCTGTGGCACCGGTGGCAGTGTCCATGACGCAGCCACTGCCTGGCATCACCATGAGTCACGCCACCACCCCGATGGTGTCGTACCCCATTGCAAGTCAAAGCATGAGGATCACCACTCTGCCTCACTAA
- the LOC143336543 gene encoding dnaJ homolog subfamily B member 9-like, whose protein sequence is MAAQSVSRWMQTYVLLQLCLSEVLPAASETSRSYYETLNVEPTATDSQIKKSFRKLAVKHHPDKNKSADAEKTFREIAEAYKVLSNREKRRLYDSMGHEAFVKNEASEESEDENEASFHFSFADIFHDFDHIPFAEEPYFQWSFYQDGETEDGPYEHYSFAEPGFSFYFGDGDEDEEDHHY, encoded by the exons ATGGCAGCGCAAAGTGTTTCCCGCTGGATGCAAACCTACgtgctcctgcagctctgcctaTCTGAAGTCCTGCCTGCAGCCTCAGAGACCAGCAGAAGTTACTATGAAACTCTCAATGTGGAGCCAACAGCAACTGACAGCCAGATAAAGAAGAGTTTCCGCAAACTGGCCGTAAAACACCACCCAGATAAGAACAAGAGCGCCGATGCAGAGAAGACTTTCAGGGAGATTGCTGAAG CCTACAAGGTGCTCTCCAAtagggagaagaggaggctgtATGACAGCATGGGCCATGAGGCTTTCGTAAAAAATGAAGCTTCCGAAGAGTCCGAGGATGAAAATGAGGCGAGCTTTCACTTCAGTTTTGCAGACATCTTCCACGACTTTGATCATATTCCCTTTGCGGAGGAGCCGTACTTCCAGTGGAGCTTTTATCAGGATGGGGAGACTGAGGACGGTCCATATGAGCATTACAGTTTTGCTGAGCCTGGCTTCAGCTTCTATTTTGGGGATggggatgaagatgaagaagatcaCCACTACTAG